Proteins from a single region of Macrotis lagotis isolate mMagLag1 chromosome 2, bilby.v1.9.chrom.fasta, whole genome shotgun sequence:
- the LOC141512727 gene encoding protein FAM78B-like isoform X3, producing the protein MGCIQSITCKARIRRENIVVYDVCATIDQCPTLIEESSPIVLRYKTPYFKASARVVMPPIPRNETWVVGWIQACNQMEFFNTYSDLGI; encoded by the coding sequence ATGGGCTGTATCCAGAGCATCACCTGCAAGGCGCGGATCCGGCGGGAGAACATCGTGGTGTACGATGTTTGCGCCACCATCGACCAGTGCCCCACGCTCATCGAAGAAAGCTCGCCCATCGTCTTGCGCTACAAGACCCCTTACTTCAAAGCCTCCGCCCGGGTGGTCATGCCCCCCATCCCCCGCAATGAGACCTGGGTGGTAGGTTGGATTCAAGCCTGCAACCAGATGGAGTTCTTCAACACGTACAGCGACCTGGGCAT
- the LOC141512727 gene encoding protein FAM78B-like isoform X2, whose translation MGCIQSITCKARIRRENIVVYDVCATIDQCPTLIEESSPIVLRYKTPYFKASARVVMPPIPRNETWVVGWIQACNQMEFFNTYSDLGIWGN comes from the coding sequence ATGGGCTGTATCCAGAGCATCACCTGCAAGGCGCGGATCCGGCGGGAGAACATCGTGGTGTACGATGTTTGCGCCACCATCGACCAGTGCCCCACGCTCATCGAAGAAAGCTCGCCCATCGTCTTGCGCTACAAGACCCCTTACTTCAAAGCCTCCGCCCGGGTGGTCATGCCCCCCATCCCCCGCAATGAGACCTGGGTGGTAGGTTGGATTCAAGCCTGCAACCAGATGGAGTTCTTCAACACGTACAGCGACCTGGGCAT